The Nitrospiraceae bacterium genome segment AACAACGTCCCTCAGCCGTGAGTATCGGTCTTGCTGCGCGACAGCGTCTGGATGCGGGGCAGATAGCGGAAGAAGAACTGGTTCCTCGTTATGTCCAACGCACGGAAGCGGAAGTGAAATTTGACGAACAGCAGGGAGTATCCGCGCTCGAGCGGCGGCGTCAGCGGGTGGCCGGCAAACTGAGCAGGATACGGCGGCGAACGATCCCCAAAGGCGTTGATTCTCGACGCAAAACATAACGCATCACGTGGAGCCGTTCCGCTAACATGACATCAACTTCGGTCCTGATTGAACCGGCGACGTCCGCCCTCCTCGACGAGGTGCTCGCCATCGAACAGGCTTGCTTCTCAGCCCCCTGGACGCGCAAAATGTTAGCAGCCGAATTGTCCGGCAACCCGTTTGCACAGTTTTTGGTCGCGAAGTGTTGCGACCCTCAGTCTGGCTCCCTTGTGGTGGCCGGATATTTTTGTTTTTGGATCGTCTTTGAAGAAGTGCGGTTGATGAACCTGGCGGTGTTGGCGCCATTCAGACGGCAGGGCCTGGCGACGAAGTTGATCTGCACTGCCCTGCAGACCGGTCTGGAACGCGGCGCAACCAGGGCGATGTTGGAAGTGCGGGTCTCCAATCACGAGGCGCAGGCGCTTTATCACCGGCTGGGGTTTCGTCAGACGGCCAAACGGGTGCGCTATTATGTCAATCCGGAGGAAGATGCGGTGCTCATGGAAATGGCGCCGCTGCAGGTGAGTGTGTTGTGTAGGCAATCCGGAGCGTAACCTCCGGGAGCTTGGTAACACGACGGTCATCCACGAACGTATGTAGTCAACCAGGAGGTGCGACATGCAGACGGAGACGGCGATCACTGAGCGGTTACGGCAATCCAACACAGAATTCCGTGCTCTTGAAGAATCTCACCATCGCCTCGACGCGCAGCTGGCTGATTTACAACGACGGCATGTGTTGACGCCGGCGGAAGAAGTGCTGAAGAAACAACTGCAAAAAGAGAAACTGGCCACGAAGGATAAGATCGCCGAACTCATCCGATCCTCACGGTAACGTAGGTCGGGAGGGCGCGTCCCTATCTCCTCTCGCAGAGCCCCTTTGCGAGCGAGCGGACAGGGAGTAGCCGGAGCGCCGAGGCGTTGATTCAGACCGGGAATGCTCGCACCACTGGCCGCCCATATTCAGTCGCTCAAGAAGCGGCTGCTGATCATCGCGGTCACCTTGGGGGTCGCGTTTGCGACGGCGTTTGCCTACTCGACCGAGATGGTCGCCTGGCTCAATCGTCCGTTCCCCAATC includes the following:
- the rimI gene encoding ribosomal protein S18-alanine N-acetyltransferase; the protein is MTSTSVLIEPATSALLDEVLAIEQACFSAPWTRKMLAAELSGNPFAQFLVAKCCDPQSGSLVVAGYFCFWIVFEEVRLMNLAVLAPFRRQGLATKLICTALQTGLERGATRAMLEVRVSNHEAQALYHRLGFRQTAKRVRYYVNPEEDAVLMEMAPLQVSVLCRQSGA
- a CDS encoding YdcH family protein, coding for MQTETAITERLRQSNTEFRALEESHHRLDAQLADLQRRHVLTPAEEVLKKQLQKEKLATKDKIAELIRSSR